In Halomarina salina, one DNA window encodes the following:
- a CDS encoding DUF424 domain-containing protein, giving the protein MLLTERETQEGLLVSVCDPDVLGETFEEGEFSLTVEEEFYAEDAEEADEEAVVGALARAAVANIVGREAVGVAVENGFVDETTVLDLGETRHAQLLRL; this is encoded by the coding sequence ATGCTACTGACGGAACGCGAGACCCAGGAGGGGCTGCTGGTCTCGGTGTGCGACCCGGACGTGCTCGGCGAGACGTTCGAGGAGGGCGAGTTCTCGCTCACGGTCGAGGAGGAGTTCTACGCCGAGGACGCCGAGGAGGCCGACGAGGAGGCCGTCGTCGGAGCGCTCGCCCGCGCCGCCGTCGCCAACATCGTCGGCCGGGAGGCCGTCGGCGTCGCCGTCGAGAACGGGTTCGTCGACGAGACGACCGTCCTCGACCTCGGGGAGACCCGCCACGCGCAACTACTGCGACTGTAA
- a CDS encoding AAA family ATPase, with product MKVIGTVGLPGSGKGEFADVARSRDIPVVTMGDVIRAECRRRGLDPADHHGAVAQALREEDGPLAIAERSIPFIEEELQAHDTVVVDGLRSAAEAERFEAEYGDDFVLVAIDAPFQDRAERVEVRARDTSAADGGESLEARDERELGFGMGEAMERADVTVDNDGTLAAFHERVAAILDGEPR from the coding sequence ATGAAGGTCATCGGCACCGTCGGCCTGCCGGGCAGCGGCAAGGGCGAGTTCGCCGACGTCGCCCGGTCCCGCGACATCCCGGTCGTGACGATGGGCGACGTCATCCGGGCCGAGTGTCGCCGCCGCGGGCTCGACCCGGCGGACCACCACGGCGCGGTCGCACAGGCGCTCCGCGAGGAGGACGGCCCCCTGGCCATCGCCGAGCGGTCCATCCCGTTCATCGAGGAGGAGCTACAGGCGCACGACACCGTCGTCGTCGACGGTCTACGGTCGGCGGCGGAGGCAGAGCGGTTCGAGGCGGAGTACGGGGACGACTTCGTCCTCGTCGCCATCGACGCGCCGTTCCAGGACCGCGCCGAGCGAGTCGAGGTCCGGGCCCGCGACACGAGCGCCGCGGACGGCGGCGAGTCGCTGGAGGCTCGCGACGAGCGCGAGTTGGGGTTCGGGATGGGCGAGGCGATGGAGCGCGCGGACGTCACCGTCGACAACGACGGCACCCTGGCGGCGTTCCACGAGCGAGTCGCGGCGATTCTCGACGGTGAGCCGCGATGA
- a CDS encoding translation initiation factor IF-6, with protein sequence MLRAALFGSSYVGVFTCTTDDCLLVRPDADEDLSGDFAEELEVPAVGTTIGGSSTVGALATGNENALLVSGRIEDYERERIEDATDVPVETLPGRINAAGNVVLANDNGAYVHPDLSREAVMAVKDALDVPVERGEIAGVRTVGTAAVATNDGVLCHPKATDGELDYLEELLGVPADIGTINYGAPLVGSGLVANESGYVCGQETTGPELGRIEAALGFID encoded by the coding sequence GTGCTTCGCGCGGCACTCTTCGGTTCGTCGTACGTCGGCGTCTTCACGTGTACGACCGACGACTGCCTACTGGTGAGACCGGACGCCGACGAGGACCTCAGCGGCGACTTCGCCGAGGAGCTCGAGGTCCCCGCCGTCGGCACGACCATCGGCGGGTCGTCGACCGTCGGCGCGCTGGCGACCGGCAACGAGAACGCGCTGCTCGTCAGCGGCCGCATCGAGGACTACGAACGCGAGCGCATCGAGGACGCGACGGACGTCCCCGTCGAGACGCTCCCCGGCCGCATCAACGCGGCGGGCAACGTCGTCCTCGCCAACGACAACGGCGCGTACGTCCACCCCGACCTCTCGCGGGAGGCCGTGATGGCCGTCAAGGACGCCCTCGACGTCCCCGTCGAACGCGGTGAGATAGCGGGCGTCCGGACGGTCGGGACGGCCGCCGTGGCGACGAACGACGGCGTCCTCTGTCACCCGAAGGCGACCGACGGCGAACTCGACTACCTCGAAGAACTGCTCGGCGTCCCCGCCGACATCGGCACCATCAACTACGGCGCGCCGCTCGTCGGCTCCGGACTGGTCGCCAACGAGTCCGGCTACGTCTGCGGCCAGGAGACGACGGGTCCCGAACTGGGCCGCATCGAGGCCGCACTCGGCTTCATCGACTGA
- the sufU gene encoding Fe-S cluster assembly sulfur transfer protein SufU, with amino-acid sequence MGLGSDMYRQQILDHYKNPRNYGELEDATFSHVGENPTCGDTIQVDVRLADDGETIERVAFSGDGCAISQASASLLTQELPGTTLDELEEMDRDDVIDLLGVDISPMRIKCAVLAEKVAQDGAKIHTGELEIDRTKTED; translated from the coding sequence ATGGGACTCGGCTCGGACATGTATCGACAGCAGATACTGGACCACTACAAGAACCCCCGCAACTACGGCGAACTGGAGGACGCCACGTTCTCGCACGTCGGCGAGAACCCGACCTGTGGCGACACCATCCAGGTCGACGTGCGTCTCGCCGACGACGGCGAGACCATCGAGCGCGTCGCGTTCTCGGGCGACGGCTGTGCCATCTCGCAGGCCAGCGCGAGCCTCCTCACGCAGGAACTGCCGGGGACGACGCTCGACGAACTGGAGGAGATGGACCGGGACGACGTCATCGACCTGCTCGGCGTCGACATCTCGCCGATGCGCATCAAGTGCGCCGTCCTCGCCGAGAAGGTCGCACAGGACGGCGCGAAGATCCACACCGGCGAACTCGAGATCGACCGGACGAAGACCGAAGACTGA
- a CDS encoding 50S ribosomal protein L31e translates to MSANDFEERVVTVPLRDVKAEPKHKRADKAMTLVREHLAKQFAVETGEVRLDSSVNEAVWKRGRKNPPSKLRVRAARFEEEGERIVEVETA, encoded by the coding sequence ATGAGCGCGAACGACTTCGAGGAGCGCGTCGTGACGGTGCCGCTCCGTGACGTGAAGGCGGAACCGAAACACAAGCGCGCGGACAAGGCGATGACGCTCGTCCGCGAGCACCTCGCCAAGCAGTTCGCCGTCGAGACGGGCGAGGTCCGCCTCGACAGTTCGGTCAACGAGGCCGTCTGGAAACGTGGCCGCAAGAACCCGCCGAGCAAGCTTCGAGTCCGTGCCGCCCGCTTCGAGGAAGAGGGCGAGCGCATCGTCGAAGTAGAGACGGCGTAG
- a CDS encoding aminotransferase class V-fold PLP-dependent enzyme — MSTQESTPLDVERIRSDFPILSRKVGGDVTVPGEGPGDDTPLVYLDNAATSQTPDQVVDVVADYYRSYNSNVHRGIHSLSQEASVAYENAHDRVAEFVGADGREEIVFTPGTTEGENLVAYAWGLAELGPGDEVVLTEMEHHASLVTWQQLCKRTGATAKYIPVDEQGTLDMEAAAELITDDTKLVSAVHVSNTLGTVNPISDLADLAHDHNAYIFVDAAQSVPNRPLDVSDLGADFLAFSGHKMCGPTGIGALYGREHILEELQPYLYGGDMIRKVTYEDATWEDLPWKFEAGTPNIAGGIAFAAACDYLDDIGLDRIQAHEEALAEYAYDRLDEYDDVDIYGPPGDERGGLVAFNVDDVHAHDLSSILNDHGVAIRAGDHCTQPLHQKLGIAASARASFYLYNTREEVDVLLDGIDAARELFA; from the coding sequence ATGAGTACCCAGGAATCGACCCCGCTCGACGTCGAGCGTATCCGGTCCGACTTCCCCATCCTCTCGCGGAAGGTCGGCGGCGACGTGACGGTGCCAGGAGAGGGGCCGGGCGACGACACGCCGCTGGTCTACCTCGACAACGCGGCGACGAGCCAGACGCCCGACCAGGTCGTCGACGTCGTCGCGGACTACTACCGGTCGTACAACTCGAACGTCCACCGCGGCATCCACAGCCTCAGCCAGGAGGCGAGCGTCGCCTACGAGAACGCCCACGACCGCGTGGCGGAGTTCGTCGGCGCGGACGGCCGCGAGGAGATCGTCTTCACGCCAGGGACGACGGAGGGGGAGAACCTCGTCGCCTACGCGTGGGGCCTCGCCGAACTCGGTCCCGGCGACGAGGTGGTCCTCACGGAGATGGAACACCACGCCTCGCTGGTGACCTGGCAACAGCTCTGTAAACGCACCGGCGCGACGGCGAAGTACATCCCCGTCGACGAGCAGGGCACCCTCGACATGGAGGCCGCCGCGGAGCTGATTACGGACGACACGAAGCTCGTCAGCGCCGTCCACGTCTCGAACACGCTCGGGACGGTCAACCCCATCAGCGACCTCGCGGACCTCGCTCACGACCACAACGCCTACATCTTCGTCGACGCCGCCCAGTCCGTCCCGAACCGCCCGCTCGACGTGAGCGACCTCGGCGCGGACTTCCTCGCGTTCTCGGGACACAAGATGTGCGGCCCGACCGGTATCGGCGCGCTGTACGGACGCGAACACATCCTCGAGGAGCTACAGCCGTACCTCTACGGTGGCGACATGATCCGGAAGGTCACCTACGAGGACGCGACGTGGGAGGACCTCCCGTGGAAGTTCGAGGCCGGGACGCCGAACATCGCCGGCGGCATCGCGTTCGCCGCGGCGTGTGACTACCTCGACGACATCGGTCTCGACCGCATCCAGGCCCACGAGGAGGCGCTGGCCGAGTACGCCTACGACCGACTGGACGAGTACGACGACGTCGACATCTACGGCCCGCCGGGCGACGAGCGCGGTGGCCTCGTCGCGTTCAACGTCGACGACGTCCACGCGCACGACCTCTCGTCGATTCTCAACGACCACGGCGTCGCCATCCGCGCCGGGGACCACTGCACCCAGCCGTTGCACCAGAAACTCGGCATCGCAGCCTCCGCTCGCGCCTCGTTCTACCTCTACAACACCCGCGAGGAGGTCGACGTGCTACTCGACGGCATCGACGCGGCACGCGAGCTGTTCGCCTGA
- the radA gene encoding DNA repair and recombination protein RadA codes for MAGPADLENLPGVGPATAEKLKENGYESYQGIAVASPAELSNTADVGESTAHDIIQAAREAADIGGFETGSQVLQRRERIGKLEWLIPEVDEMLGGGVETQSITEVYGEFGAGKSQVTHQLSVNVQLPPEQGGLGGSVIFIDSEDTFRPERIEEMLFGLDDEVLQAAMDDREIEGSPGDAEAEQALLEAFLDKIHVAKAFNSNHQILLAEKAQEIASENEDSDYPVRLLCVDSLTAHFRAEYVGRGELANRQQKLNKHLHDLDRVGNLYNAAVVVTNQVQSNPDAFFGDPTKPIGGNILGHKSTFRMYLRKSKGNKRIVKLVDAPNLPDGEAVMRVTGEGLKPE; via the coding sequence ATGGCAGGACCAGCAGACCTCGAGAACCTCCCCGGTGTCGGCCCCGCGACCGCAGAGAAACTCAAGGAGAACGGCTACGAGTCGTACCAGGGCATCGCCGTCGCCTCCCCCGCCGAACTGTCGAACACGGCGGACGTCGGCGAGTCGACCGCCCACGATATCATCCAGGCCGCCCGCGAGGCCGCCGACATCGGCGGGTTCGAGACCGGCTCGCAGGTGCTCCAGCGCCGCGAGCGCATCGGGAAGCTCGAGTGGCTCATCCCGGAGGTCGACGAGATGCTCGGCGGCGGCGTCGAGACCCAGTCCATCACCGAGGTGTACGGCGAGTTCGGTGCCGGGAAGTCCCAGGTCACCCACCAGCTCTCGGTCAACGTCCAGCTGCCGCCCGAACAGGGCGGTCTCGGTGGCAGCGTCATCTTCATCGACTCCGAGGACACGTTCCGCCCCGAGCGCATCGAGGAGATGCTGTTCGGCCTCGACGACGAGGTGCTGCAGGCCGCGATGGACGACCGCGAGATAGAGGGGTCGCCCGGCGACGCGGAGGCCGAGCAGGCGCTGCTCGAAGCGTTCCTCGACAAGATCCACGTCGCGAAGGCGTTCAACTCCAACCACCAGATCCTCCTCGCCGAGAAGGCCCAGGAGATAGCGAGCGAGAACGAGGACAGCGACTACCCCGTCCGACTGCTCTGTGTCGACTCGCTGACCGCGCACTTCCGCGCGGAGTACGTCGGCCGTGGCGAACTCGCCAACCGGCAGCAGAAGCTCAACAAGCACCTCCACGACCTCGACCGCGTCGGGAACCTCTACAACGCGGCCGTCGTCGTCACCAACCAGGTCCAGTCGAACCCGGACGCGTTCTTCGGCGACCCGACCAAGCCCATCGGCGGGAACATCCTCGGCCACAAGTCGACGTTCCGGATGTACCTCCGCAAGTCGAAGGGCAACAAGCGCATCGTCAAACTCGTCGACGCGCCGAACCTCCCCGACGGCGAGGCGGTCATGCGCGTCACCGGCGAGGGTCTGAAGCCGGAGTAA
- the pspAB gene encoding PspA-associated protein PspAB: MGIFDSLRSALGISAEADATRAAAPEDLFGMSTAYMTMQADLGYDPTGEAALCFSNVDSTAFTETMDEVEAILEAGEIETGTQARFAGDSHGYQWVVLEDDDFEDLVTSIHFAADTFVEQGFGSRLLAALFAFEKADTGPGTGSAAAGQVAYWVYSFRRGAYYPFAPSGGHDRDSSVEFKLESILDGELTVEAEKDYWYPLWPEGDGRPWG, from the coding sequence ATGGGCATCTTCGACTCCCTCCGCTCGGCACTGGGAATCAGCGCGGAGGCCGACGCGACCCGGGCGGCCGCGCCGGAGGACCTGTTCGGGATGAGCACGGCGTACATGACGATGCAGGCGGACCTGGGCTACGACCCGACCGGCGAGGCGGCGCTCTGCTTCTCGAACGTCGACTCGACGGCGTTCACCGAGACGATGGACGAGGTGGAGGCCATCCTCGAAGCCGGGGAGATAGAGACCGGGACGCAGGCCCGGTTCGCGGGCGACAGCCACGGTTACCAGTGGGTCGTGCTGGAGGACGACGACTTCGAGGACCTCGTGACGAGCATCCACTTCGCCGCGGACACGTTCGTCGAGCAGGGGTTCGGGTCGCGCCTGCTCGCCGCGCTGTTCGCCTTCGAGAAGGCCGACACGGGGCCGGGGACGGGATCGGCCGCCGCCGGGCAGGTCGCCTACTGGGTGTACTCGTTCCGCCGCGGGGCGTACTACCCGTTCGCGCCGTCGGGCGGTCACGACCGGGACTCGTCTGTCGAGTTCAAACTGGAGAGCATCCTCGACGGCGAACTCACCGTCGAGGCGGAGAAGGACTACTGGTACCCGCTGTGGCCCGAGGGCGACGGCCGCCCGTGGGGGTAG
- a CDS encoding DUF6069 family protein produces the protein MASSSVTTPESTRRTSRDLAGRGFAAILFAIVAVAVGRGIAGAVVTIPNSFRPLSWSELVGVATLAGICASVAFSLLARWTARPERWFVALAGTVLMGSFVPLAVVGPTVSGATTELLAVLAAMHVAVAAGVTLPLVGWPGPRSQVEAASIEE, from the coding sequence ATGGCGTCGTCGTCAGTCACGACTCCGGAGTCGACCAGGCGGACCAGTCGTGACCTCGCGGGCCGGGGGTTCGCGGCCATCCTGTTCGCCATCGTCGCCGTCGCGGTCGGGCGAGGGATAGCAGGTGCGGTGGTGACCATCCCGAACTCGTTCCGGCCGCTCTCGTGGTCCGAACTCGTCGGCGTCGCGACCCTGGCCGGTATCTGTGCCTCCGTCGCATTCAGTCTCCTCGCACGCTGGACCGCCCGCCCGGAGCGGTGGTTCGTCGCCCTCGCCGGAACGGTGCTGATGGGCTCGTTCGTCCCGCTGGCAGTCGTCGGACCGACGGTTTCGGGCGCGACGACCGAGTTGCTGGCGGTGCTCGCCGCGATGCACGTCGCCGTCGCGGCGGGGGTGACGCTCCCTCTGGTCGGCTGGCCCGGCCCCCGGAGTCAAGTCGAGGCGGCGAGTATCGAGGAGTGA
- a CDS encoding ZIP family metal transporter, producing the protein MVELASLALVFVAGLVTALATGVGALPFFLVDEVSDRWNVVLWGLASGIMVAASLFGLVGEGLAAADPWTLPVDLGLSATVRTWIPLVIGLLAGVLLVVVAHSVIEGAEVDPHQYEEASYRKLVLILGVLTVHSFPEGVAIGVSFADLGLGEGGISILGLSVPLLAVFMTVAISIHNVPEGLAISIPLRAMDVPPWRMVWWAVFSSLPQPIGAVLAFYFVRVAREFLPVGFGFAAGAMIYLVLSEFIPEAMDVGKGLPSRGYPELAAGVTAGMLLMVPLALV; encoded by the coding sequence GTGGTCGAACTCGCATCCCTCGCGCTCGTGTTCGTCGCCGGCCTCGTCACGGCGCTGGCGACCGGCGTCGGCGCCCTCCCGTTCTTCCTCGTCGACGAGGTGTCCGACCGGTGGAACGTCGTGCTGTGGGGCCTCGCGTCGGGCATCATGGTCGCCGCCTCGCTGTTCGGACTCGTCGGCGAGGGGTTGGCGGCGGCCGACCCGTGGACGCTCCCCGTGGACCTCGGTCTCTCGGCGACGGTCCGAACCTGGATTCCCCTCGTGATCGGTCTGCTCGCGGGTGTCCTGCTGGTGGTCGTCGCGCACTCGGTCATCGAGGGCGCGGAGGTCGACCCGCACCAGTACGAGGAGGCGAGCTACCGGAAACTGGTGCTCATCCTCGGCGTGCTGACGGTCCACTCGTTCCCCGAGGGCGTCGCCATCGGCGTCTCGTTCGCCGACCTGGGGCTGGGGGAGGGTGGTATCTCGATTCTCGGCCTCTCGGTCCCGCTCCTGGCGGTGTTCATGACCGTCGCCATCTCCATCCACAACGTCCCCGAGGGCCTCGCCATCTCGATACCGCTGCGAGCGATGGACGTCCCGCCCTGGCGGATGGTCTGGTGGGCCGTCTTCTCCAGCCTCCCACAGCCCATCGGGGCGGTCCTCGCGTTCTACTTCGTCCGGGTCGCACGCGAGTTCCTCCCGGTCGGGTTCGGGTTCGCTGCTGGTGCGATGATCTACCTCGTCCTCTCGGAGTTCATCCCCGAGGCGATGGACGTCGGGAAGGGCCTGCCGTCGCGGGGCTACCCGGAACTCGCCGCGGGGGTGACGGCGGGGATGCTGTTGATGGTGCCGCTGGCGCTGGTGTGA
- the pfdA gene encoding prefoldin subunit alpha produces the protein MSLGGGGGGQMQELQQQMEAIDDEVESLEEEIEEYEQEKRDADEAIEAVERLDSGDTVQVPLGGGAYVRAEISDIDEIVVELGGGYAAERDQAGAVESLNRRKDLIDERIAGVQEDIGELEAESDQLEQQAQQMQQQQMQQLQQQMGQQGEDPDDE, from the coding sequence ATGAGCCTCGGTGGCGGTGGCGGCGGCCAGATGCAGGAGCTCCAGCAGCAGATGGAGGCCATCGACGACGAGGTCGAGTCGCTGGAGGAGGAGATCGAGGAGTACGAGCAGGAGAAACGCGACGCCGACGAGGCCATCGAGGCCGTCGAGCGACTCGACAGCGGCGACACCGTACAGGTGCCGCTGGGCGGCGGTGCGTACGTCCGCGCCGAGATCTCCGACATCGACGAGATCGTCGTCGAACTGGGTGGCGGCTACGCCGCCGAGCGCGACCAGGCCGGTGCCGTCGAGAGCCTCAACCGCCGCAAGGACCTCATCGACGAGCGCATCGCCGGCGTGCAGGAGGACATCGGCGAACTCGAAGCCGAGAGCGACCAGCTCGAACAGCAGGCCCAGCAGATGCAACAGCAGCAGATGCAGCAGCTCCAGCAGCAGATGGGTCAGCAGGGCGAGGACCCGGACGACGAGTAA
- the ftsY gene encoding signal recognition particle-docking protein FtsY — MFDGLREKLGRFREDAEEAAEEAAEEEAQAATDEADEADESRTAADDSALADSAPAGDAHVDDAPDEVPHDDAPVDHDTDPTTSGDASGAAADGVATDEATADEQSADEPSAGTDQSVASDSGPARPGETAQSTEEEREGFKAGFGQRAKAFATGGVIIRPEHLDEPLEQLELALLSSDVEMSVAQQILETIREEVEGTTRAQVQSTGQVVESALREALVDVISVGQFDFEQRVADADKPIVIIFTGVNGVGKTTSIAKLSQWFEERGLSSVLANGDTYRAGANEQLREHAEALDRKIITHQQGGDPAAVIYDAVEYASAHDVDVVLGDTAGRLHTSNDLMDQLEKIDRVVDPDMTLFVDEAVAGQDATQRARQFNEAAAIDGAVLTKADADSQGGAAISIAHVTGKPILFLGTGQGYGDLERFDPERIVDRLLGE, encoded by the coding sequence ATGTTCGACGGACTGCGGGAGAAGCTCGGCCGGTTCCGAGAGGATGCCGAGGAGGCAGCGGAGGAGGCGGCCGAGGAGGAAGCACAGGCGGCGACCGACGAGGCCGACGAGGCTGACGAGTCACGGACCGCCGCGGACGACTCGGCCCTCGCCGACTCGGCTCCCGCCGGGGACGCGCACGTCGACGACGCTCCGGACGAGGTGCCTCACGACGACGCCCCGGTCGACCACGACACGGACCCCACGACGTCGGGTGATGCCAGCGGAGCAGCCGCCGATGGGGTAGCCACCGACGAAGCGACCGCCGACGAGCAGTCGGCGGACGAGCCGTCGGCTGGCACCGACCAGTCCGTCGCATCGGATTCGGGCCCCGCCCGACCCGGTGAGACCGCGCAGTCGACCGAGGAGGAGCGCGAGGGGTTCAAGGCCGGATTCGGCCAGCGGGCGAAGGCGTTCGCCACCGGCGGCGTCATCATCCGCCCCGAGCACCTCGACGAACCGCTCGAACAGCTAGAGCTGGCGCTGCTCTCCTCGGACGTGGAGATGAGCGTCGCCCAGCAGATACTGGAGACCATCCGCGAGGAGGTCGAGGGCACCACGCGAGCGCAGGTGCAGTCGACCGGGCAGGTCGTCGAGTCGGCGCTGCGCGAGGCGCTCGTCGACGTCATCAGCGTCGGCCAGTTCGACTTCGAACAGCGCGTCGCCGACGCCGACAAGCCCATCGTCATCATCTTCACCGGCGTCAACGGCGTCGGGAAGACGACGAGCATCGCGAAGCTCTCGCAGTGGTTCGAGGAGCGCGGGCTCTCGTCGGTGCTCGCCAACGGCGACACCTACCGCGCCGGCGCGAACGAGCAACTCCGCGAGCACGCGGAGGCGCTCGACCGGAAGATCATCACCCACCAGCAGGGCGGCGACCCGGCGGCGGTCATCTACGACGCCGTCGAGTACGCCAGCGCCCACGACGTGGACGTCGTCCTCGGCGACACTGCCGGTCGGCTCCACACGTCGAACGACCTGATGGACCAGTTGGAGAAGATCGACCGCGTCGTCGACCCCGATATGACGCTGTTCGTCGACGAGGCCGTCGCCGGGCAGGACGCGACCCAGCGCGCCCGGCAGTTCAACGAGGCCGCGGCCATCGACGGCGCGGTCCTCACGAAGGCCGACGCCGACTCGCAGGGCGGCGCGGCAATCTCCATCGCCCACGTGACGGGCAAGCCCATCCTCTTCCTCGGGACGGGCCAGGGCTACGGCGACCTCGAACGGTTCGACCCCGAGCGTATCGTCGACCGGTTGCTGGGGGAGTAG
- a CDS encoding tetratricopeptide repeat protein: MTDGSDRDAGDGEKRPHRFSEGQGFEDTYEGFDLDPPELDVDLSKVDPVDSRALTDMLDERQIPKGAVDVDQLIDVGLEYIQINRYEQATETLERAARLSDDDGSAQEAWVNKGAAHAELEEFDEAIGAYREALQVDDDSEHAATAETNLAYALWESGRSEQALDHAERAVEIDPRFGQAWYNRGFFLAERGLNEEAVDCLDNAIRLGFDNAEVLEEKAAALEQLGEDEEAERLSERADEIRKRAEERMVE, translated from the coding sequence ATGACCGACGGTTCGGACCGCGACGCGGGCGACGGAGAGAAGCGACCGCATCGCTTCTCGGAGGGGCAGGGGTTCGAGGACACCTACGAGGGGTTCGACCTCGACCCGCCGGAACTCGACGTCGACCTCTCGAAAGTCGACCCCGTCGACTCCCGCGCGCTCACCGACATGCTCGACGAACGCCAGATACCGAAGGGAGCCGTCGACGTCGACCAGCTCATCGACGTCGGCCTGGAGTACATCCAGATCAACCGCTACGAGCAGGCGACCGAGACGCTCGAACGGGCCGCCCGCCTCAGCGACGACGACGGGAGCGCCCAGGAGGCGTGGGTGAACAAGGGTGCGGCACACGCCGAACTGGAGGAGTTCGACGAGGCCATCGGCGCGTACCGGGAGGCGCTGCAGGTCGACGACGACTCAGAGCACGCCGCCACCGCCGAGACGAACCTCGCGTACGCGCTCTGGGAGTCCGGCCGGTCCGAGCAGGCGCTCGACCACGCCGAGCGCGCCGTCGAGATCGACCCCCGGTTCGGGCAGGCGTGGTACAACCGCGGCTTCTTCCTCGCCGAACGTGGCCTGAACGAGGAGGCCGTCGACTGCCTCGACAACGCCATCCGCCTCGGGTTCGACAACGCAGAAGTGCTGGAGGAGAAGGCCGCCGCGCTCGAACAGCTCGGCGAGGACGAGGAGGCCGAACGGCTCTCCGAGCGGGCCGACGAGATCCGCAAGCGCGCCGAGGAGCGCATGGTGGAGTGA
- the thpR gene encoding RNA 2',3'-cyclic phosphodiesterase, with the protein MRAFVSVDCDPASAAIRRAQAPFEGLDGLRLTDPEQAHLTLQFLGDVDETLAEYAAEDTEHGRDVPGLSVLEAALESAVDEGDVAPFDCTLSGYGTFPEGDYISVVWLGVVEGREELERLHEAVEAATTDLGFDPESHDFTPHVTLARMDHAAEKEQVRRVVDGAEGTPDPATMHVDAVRLTESTLTPDGPVYETVARFPL; encoded by the coding sequence ATGCGTGCCTTCGTGAGCGTCGACTGCGACCCCGCGAGCGCGGCGATTCGCCGCGCACAGGCACCGTTCGAGGGGCTCGACGGTCTCCGACTCACCGACCCGGAGCAGGCCCACCTCACCCTGCAGTTCCTCGGCGACGTCGACGAGACGCTCGCCGAGTACGCGGCCGAAGACACCGAGCACGGACGCGACGTACCCGGTCTCTCCGTGCTCGAAGCCGCCCTCGAATCGGCCGTCGACGAGGGCGACGTCGCGCCGTTCGACTGCACGCTGTCGGGGTACGGCACGTTTCCGGAGGGTGACTACATCTCCGTCGTCTGGCTGGGCGTCGTGGAGGGACGCGAGGAACTCGAACGGCTCCACGAGGCCGTCGAGGCGGCGACGACCGACCTCGGGTTCGACCCCGAATCCCACGACTTCACGCCCCACGTGACGCTCGCGCGGATGGACCACGCCGCCGAGAAGGAGCAGGTCCGGCGAGTCGTCGACGGTGCGGAGGGAACGCCCGACCCCGCGACGATGCACGTCGACGCGGTCCGCCTCACCGAGAGCACGCTCACCCCCGACGGGCCGGTGTACGAGACCGTCGCCAGGTTCCCGCTCTGA
- a CDS encoding 50S ribosomal protein L39e: MSKKSKAKKKRLAKLERQNGRVPAWVIMKTDRDVMRNPKRRHWRRSDTDE, encoded by the coding sequence ATGAGCAAGAAGTCCAAGGCCAAGAAGAAGCGCTTGGCCAAGCTCGAACGGCAGAACGGCCGCGTTCCGGCCTGGGTCATCATGAAGACGGACCGCGACGTCATGCGGAACCCGAAGCGCCGACACTGGCGGCGGAGTGACACGGACGAATGA
- the rpl18a gene encoding 50S ribosomal protein L18Ae, giving the protein MSQFTVSGRFQGRDGWQSFSRSVEAVNESVAREHTFADFGSKHGLKRTQVEISEVAE; this is encoded by the coding sequence ATGAGTCAGTTTACTGTGAGCGGCCGGTTCCAGGGCCGTGACGGGTGGCAGTCGTTCTCGCGGAGCGTCGAGGCGGTCAACGAGTCGGTCGCTCGCGAGCACACGTTCGCCGACTTCGGTTCGAAACACGGCCTGAAGCGCACGCAGGTCGAGATTTCGGAGGTCGCGGAATGA